The following coding sequences lie in one Arachis stenosperma cultivar V10309 chromosome 5, arast.V10309.gnm1.PFL2, whole genome shotgun sequence genomic window:
- the LOC130982938 gene encoding miraculin-like, which produces MRSLVFLFALLFALCTHPFLGEAQGGPIMELVIDTDNNTLQAGKDYYIRPVPTSPSIICHQLPCPVGPGFALQSTTPNKTCPLNVVVVRGTGQAVTFTPVNPKTNREIYTNSDLNIKFDVKSNCSESTVWKLVNDASSGQRIVTTGGVIGNPGKNTVNNWFQIQKDDNDYNLYFCPKVCETCKPVCGNIGVFQDSNGNSLVAITDKPYKVRFQPVSS; this is translated from the coding sequence ATGAGGTCACTAGTGTTTCTTTTTGCTCTTCTCTTTGCTTTGTGCACGCATCCATTtcttggtgaagctcaaggagGGCCAATCATGGAACTAGTGATTGACACAGATAACAATACTCTCCAGGCCGGCAAGGACTATTATATCCGCCCGGTCCCCACCAGCCCATCCATCATTTGTCACCAGCTGCCATGTCCAGTTGGCCCCGGCTTTGCCCTTCAATCAACAACACCAAACAAAACCTGTCCTCTTAACGTTGTGGTCGTGCGTGGGACAGGTCAGGCAGTAACATTCACACCGGTTAACCCTAAAACAAATAGGGAAATCTACACTAACTCTGATTTGAACATCAAATTCGACGTTAAGTCGAATTGCTCTGAATCCACGGTGTGGAAGTTAGTGAATGATGCTTCCAGTGGACAAAGGATTGTGACAACTGGTGGTGTTATTGGAAACCCTGGAAAAAACACAGTTAACAATTGGTTCCAGATTCAGAAGGATGATAATGATTACAACCTCTATTTCTGTCCTAAGGTTTGTGAAACTTGCAAGCCAGTTTGTGGGAACATTGGTGTGTTTCAAGATAGTAATGGGAATTCGCTTGTTGCTATCACTGATAAACCATACAAAGTTCGGTTCCAGCCAGTATCTTCTTAA